The Streptomyces kanamyceticus DNA segment GAACTCGGTGACTCCCTCCAGCTGCTCGCCGCCGAAGCGGAAGTCGAGCGTCGTGAAGTACCGCTCCAGGACTCCGGCGTCGAAGGACTCCCAGCGCGCGGCCTGCTCGGCGACCTTGCCGACCTCCTCCAGGGAGAGGTCGCGGGAGGACAGGAACGCCTTGTGCACCTCGCGCACCACCTCGGGCTCGCGCAGCGCGTAGTCGCGCCGGGCCGCCCAGACGGCGAAGACGAACGGCAGGCCCGTCCACTCCTTCCACATCGCGCCCAGGTCGTAGACGTCCAGGCCGAGCTTGGGGGCGTCGATCAGGTTCGCGCGCAGCGCCGCGTCGCCGATGAGCACGGCGGCGTCCGCCTCCCGCATCATCAGGCCGAGGTCGGGCGGGCACGTGTAGTAGTCCGGGCGCACCCCGTGCCGCTCGGCGAGCAGCAGCTGGGCGAGGCGTACAGACGTACGAGAGGTCGAGCCGAGGGCGACGCGGGCGCCGTCCAGCTGGTCGAGCGGCACCTGCGAGACGATCACGCAGGACATCACCGGGCCGTCGCAGCCGACCGCGAGGTCGGGGAAGGCGACGAGGTCGTCGGCGTTCTTGAGGAACTCGACCAGCGTGACGGGCGCGATGTCGAGTTCGCCCCGCACCAGCTGCTCGCTGAGCTTCTCAGGGGTGTCCTTCGTCAGCTCGAAGTCGAGGAGCGTCCCGGTCCGCGCGAGGCCCCAGTACAGGGGCAGGCAGTTCAGGAACTGGATGTGGCCGACGCGCGGCCGAGGGGTGCGACGGGGACTGGGCAGCTGTTCGGCGCCTGCCCCCGCGAGGTCGTCCAGGGGAGAATTGTCCACATCGGCGAGGCTAGCCCCCGTGCGGTACGGTGCGGGCGCCGGGCCCCTCGTGCGGCTCGCCGCGTCCATCGGGAGCCTTGCGCGGGACCCGCCGGAGGGTGTCGCGACAACCCTCCCGAGGCCTCTGTGTCAACCCTCCTGGGGGCCACATCAAACCTCCGGGTGACGTGATCTTGCCCCCTATTGCATTCAGCTGCCTGCGTGCTAAGCTCGCCGCAAGTTGCAGTTTGGTTTCCCTTGCAGTACAGAGCCTGCGGAGCATGTAACTCCGTGGGCTCTCGTCGTTTTCAGACTTATGCAGTTGTTTAAACAATCGCTGGTTCTGGAGCAGGGCAACCCTTTGGCCCAAGGAGGGCTTATGGCTACCGGAACCGTGAAGTGGTTCAACGCTGAAAAGGGCTTTGGCTTCATTGCCCAGGAAGGCGGCGGCCCGGACGTCTTCGTCCACTACTCCGCGATCAACGCGAACGGCTTCCGCTCCCTTGAGGAGAACCAGGCCGTTTCCTTCGACGTGACGCAGGGTCCGAAGGGCCCGCAGGCGGAGAACGTCACCCCGATGTAATCGGACGCTCCACGCAAGTGGAGCGTGTGATTCCTCCGGTGACTTGATCCGGACATGGATGCAGTACCCAAGGAGCCCTGCTCCTCCGTTTCGGCGGGGGAAGCGGGGCTCCTGCCTTTTTCTGGCCCCTGGGCCTTGGGCGGGGGGCCGGGGCTCAGCCCCCCCCGTCCGGGGGCTCGGGTGCCGTGGGCCTTGGGCGGGGCCCTGGGGCTCAGGCAGGACCGTGAGCCCCAGG contains these protein-coding regions:
- a CDS encoding menaquinone biosynthetic enzyme MqnA/MqnD family protein — translated: MDNSPLDDLAGAGAEQLPSPRRTPRPRVGHIQFLNCLPLYWGLARTGTLLDFELTKDTPEKLSEQLVRGELDIAPVTLVEFLKNADDLVAFPDLAVGCDGPVMSCVIVSQVPLDQLDGARVALGSTSRTSVRLAQLLLAERHGVRPDYYTCPPDLGLMMREADAAVLIGDAALRANLIDAPKLGLDVYDLGAMWKEWTGLPFVFAVWAARRDYALREPEVVREVHKAFLSSRDLSLEEVGKVAEQAARWESFDAGVLERYFTTLDFRFGGEQLEGVTEFARRVGPTTGFPADVRVELLGS
- a CDS encoding cold-shock protein yields the protein MATGTVKWFNAEKGFGFIAQEGGGPDVFVHYSAINANGFRSLEENQAVSFDVTQGPKGPQAENVTPM